The proteins below come from a single Myxocyprinus asiaticus isolate MX2 ecotype Aquarium Trade chromosome 28, UBuf_Myxa_2, whole genome shotgun sequence genomic window:
- the ogfr gene encoding opioid growth factor receptor, translating into MDDDLVCEYDSTWDTESDGDELQDTGRIKKTRPTFWSNSSSRNLRAAKDMQNYRHGYPNINEEECPEERMTNLKFYLNELKSSPDDVSIETFHTEWKTDYKRLERVHSYIQWLFPLREPGVNYMAAELTKKEILAFRESDEAKSRLVDSYDLMLGFYGIQLLNRDTGEVKRADNWRERFANLERNMHNNLRITRILKSLGELGFEHFQAPLVHFFLEETLVRKTLSSMKRSVLDYFLFSVHDKHERRKLVHFAFQHFEPKDKFVWCPRKIQKRFKKKSEKRQNSLVGNGESPANDEGHMRHKNKDGETTSELKHGNREYDIIKTKKQAEGHSFMCVDSEKQSESSEDLEPNLESSSVDLPLNNGTMVDNGEMDICTDEPSGVEGQQAIDDKISVGGLTEITRVAEQILELETDQEVSKMKCECVAGSSTISAKCNDARDDIESLNCPVEFHGATSGTRIERTVPERSAHNSTTQSSQKLPRSDFENTSGVTAHKETEETMNIQLVENNENN; encoded by the exons TGGTCCAACTCTTCTTCAAGAAACCTGAGGGCAGCCAAAGACATGCAGAACTACAGGCATGGATATCCA AATATCAATGAAGAGGAATGCCCAGAAGAAAGAATGACCAATTTAAAATTCTATCTCAATGAACTTAAGTCATCCCCTGATG ATGTGTCAATTGAGACATTTCATACGGAGTGGAAAACTGATTACAAAAGACTGGAGAGAGTTCATTCCTACATTCAGTG GTTGTTTCCCTTGCGAGAGCCGGGAGTGAACTACATGGCTGCAGAGCTCACCAAGAAGGAAATCCTG GCCTTCAGGGAGAGCGATGAAGCCAAGAGTCGTCTGGTGGATTCATATGACCTCATGCTGGGTTTCTATGGAATACAGCTGCTGAACAGAGACACTGGAGAGGTGAAGCGAGCTGACAACTGGAGAGAACGATTTGCCAATCTAGAGAG AAACATGCACAATAACCTCCGGATTACCAGAATCCTCAAGAGCCTGGGAGAGCTTGGTTTTGAGCATTTCCAAGCCCCTCTCGTACACTTTTTCCTTGAGGAGACCCTTGTCAGGAAGACTCTCAGCAGCATGAAACGCAGCGTGCTCGACTACTTCCTGTTTTCTGTGCATGACAAGCATGAGCGCAGGAAGCTGGTCCACTTCGCCTTTCAGCACTTTGAGCCCAAAGACAAGTTTGTGTGGTGCCCCAGAAAAATACAGAAACGCTTCAAGAAAAAGTCTGAGAAGCGGCAAAACTCTTTAGTTGGCAACGGAGAGAGTCCAGCGAACGATGAAGGTCACATGAGGCATAAAAATAAGGATGGAGAAACCACAAGTGAACTAAAACATGGCAACCGAGAATATGACATTATAAAAACTAAGAAGCAAGCTGAAGGTCACTCTTTTATGTGCGTAGACTCTGAAAAACAGTCAGAGTCCTCAGAAGACCTTGAGCCAAATCTGGAAAGTTCTTCAGTAGATTTACCTCTTAACAATGGTACCATGGTTGACAATGGAGAGATGGACATCTGTACTGATGAACCAAGCGGTGTAGAAGGCCAACAAGCGATAGATGATAAAATCAGTGTAGGTGGGTTGACTGAGATTACTCGAGTGGCAGAACAAATACTGGAGCTTGAAACAGATCAGGAGGTCTCAAAAATGAAGTGTGAATGTGTAGCTGGTTCTAGCACCATTTCAGCTAAATGCAATGATGCTCGGGATGATATAGAAAGTCTAAACTGTCCAGTCGAATTTCATGGAGCAACCTCAGGCACAAGAATAGAGAGGACAGTGCCTGAAAGATCTGCACACAATTCAACAACACAGTCTTCACAGAAGCTTCCCAGATCTGACTTTGAAAATACATCTGGAGTGACAGctcataaagagacagaagaaaCGATGAACATCCAATTGGTGGAGAAcaatgaaaacaattaa